A genome region from Thermoplasmata archaeon includes the following:
- a CDS encoding MFS transporter: MEAPPSDSKSPSGLGFSAIPSQVRWIVGANAFGAVGFGYLMVFITAYLPEVGVESGVVGLVLGAEGAAMVLSAIPLGLYSDRRGRKGLLLVGSIMLPPSILVFALTREPLWLVLASIVAGVGEGAFLSTWNAIIADQTTTEQRNAAFSLSFILNNVASGIGFALPLAFPLLQGWTGLDSRSMHIDALVVTDLLGFLAPVAFFILLRDYHEKVVVREARPRHMDWKPLLKFSGLNGLIGLGAGFFVPLVATWLLLKYGVLDTWSGPVLALANLTIGLAAIVSTPLARKYGPVRAIVLVQGLSTVFMLSLAFLTNAVVAAGFYIVRAALMNMSSPISDSFLMGIIAPEQRGLASAVNSIIWRLPNSITTVIGGLLMEAGLLDLPIFIAAAFYIVSISGFYLVFRSVRPTS; this comes from the coding sequence ATGGAGGCTCCCCCGTCGGATTCCAAGTCCCCGTCGGGCCTCGGCTTCTCCGCGATTCCCTCCCAGGTCCGCTGGATCGTCGGGGCGAACGCGTTCGGCGCGGTGGGCTTCGGGTACCTCATGGTCTTCATCACCGCCTATCTCCCCGAGGTTGGAGTCGAGTCCGGGGTGGTCGGGCTGGTCCTCGGCGCGGAGGGCGCCGCCATGGTCCTCAGCGCGATTCCCCTGGGCCTCTATTCGGACCGGCGGGGTCGGAAGGGCCTCCTGCTCGTGGGCTCGATCATGTTGCCGCCTTCGATTCTCGTGTTCGCCCTGACGCGGGAGCCGTTGTGGCTGGTCCTCGCCTCCATCGTGGCCGGCGTGGGCGAAGGCGCGTTCCTCTCCACGTGGAACGCGATTATCGCGGACCAGACCACGACGGAGCAACGGAACGCCGCGTTCTCCCTCTCCTTCATCCTGAACAACGTCGCGTCGGGGATCGGGTTCGCGCTCCCGCTCGCGTTCCCCCTGCTGCAAGGATGGACCGGGTTGGACAGCCGGTCGATGCACATCGATGCCCTGGTGGTCACGGACCTCCTCGGGTTCCTGGCCCCGGTCGCGTTCTTCATCCTCCTCCGGGACTACCACGAGAAGGTCGTAGTCCGGGAGGCGCGGCCCCGACACATGGACTGGAAGCCGCTGCTCAAGTTCTCGGGGCTGAACGGGTTGATCGGCCTCGGCGCGGGGTTCTTCGTCCCCCTCGTGGCCACGTGGCTCCTCCTGAAGTACGGCGTCTTGGACACGTGGAGCGGGCCCGTCCTGGCCCTCGCGAACCTCACGATCGGCCTCGCGGCCATCGTGAGCACGCCCCTCGCCCGGAAGTACGGCCCAGTCCGCGCGATCGTCCTCGTGCAGGGCCTCTCCACGGTGTTCATGCTGAGCCTGGCTTTCCTCACGAACGCGGTCGTCGCCGCGGGGTTCTACATCGTCCGCGCGGCCCTGATGAACATGTCCTCGCCGATCTCAGATTCGTTCCTCATGGGGATCATCGCGCCGGAGCAGCGGGGTCTCGCGAGCGCAGTGAACTCAATCATCTGGCGCCTCCCCAACAGCATCACCACGGTGATCGGCGGCCTGCTCATGGAGGCGGGCCTGCTCGATCTTCCCATCTTCATCGCCGCGGCCTTCTACATCGTGTCCATCTCGGGGTTCTACCTCGTCTTCCGGAGCGTACGGCCCACGAGCTGA
- a CDS encoding MFS transporter has product MRSADQPAAPPLRPAHLLTLSRFSHVPRRVRWLIYLLSFLTVSQGFYYVIVTAYLPEIGVSGGDVGLILGTSAASVVLSAIPLGMLSDRRGRKRVFLLGTLGLPPALLVYAFTTDVLYLVLAAIVVGVAQGAFLTTWNAMIADQTTQENRDHAFSLSFVVNIVANGAGASIFILFPVLSDWTGASIATLHHDALIFFAGFACLSPLSLAFLLRDFEEVSYPRSRIFGRGRKMGLLVRFSLLNGLIGLGAGFIIPLIATWLWLRFSVPDTLSGPLLAVSNMTVGFAALWSAGLAKRLGPVKAIALTEGLSTIFMVSLAFVPNAALAGGLYIVRAALMMMSSPISDSYLMSIIAPEDRGVASAINSIVWRLPNSATTVVGGALLQGGHFELPFLLAASFYLTSIGGFYATFRNVRPSKEDAVPARA; this is encoded by the coding sequence ATGCGCTCGGCCGATCAGCCTGCCGCACCTCCTCTCCGGCCCGCCCACCTGCTCACCCTCTCCCGATTCTCCCACGTCCCGCGGCGGGTCAGGTGGCTCATCTACCTCTTGTCCTTCCTCACCGTGAGCCAAGGCTTCTACTACGTGATCGTGACCGCGTACCTCCCCGAGATCGGCGTGAGCGGCGGGGATGTCGGTCTGATCCTGGGGACGAGCGCGGCGAGCGTGGTCCTGAGCGCGATCCCCCTGGGGATGCTCAGCGACCGGCGCGGGCGCAAGCGCGTGTTCCTGTTGGGAACCCTGGGGCTTCCCCCCGCGCTCCTCGTGTACGCGTTCACGACCGACGTCCTGTACCTCGTCCTGGCCGCGATCGTCGTGGGCGTGGCCCAGGGTGCGTTCCTCACCACGTGGAACGCGATGATCGCAGACCAGACCACCCAGGAGAACCGCGACCACGCGTTCTCGCTGTCCTTCGTCGTGAACATCGTCGCGAACGGCGCGGGCGCCTCGATCTTCATCCTGTTCCCCGTGCTCTCGGACTGGACCGGGGCGTCCATCGCGACCCTCCACCACGACGCGCTGATCTTCTTCGCAGGATTCGCCTGCCTCTCACCGCTCTCCCTCGCGTTCCTGCTCCGTGACTTCGAGGAGGTCAGTTACCCGAGGTCGCGGATCTTCGGGCGCGGCCGCAAGATGGGACTCCTGGTCCGGTTCTCCCTGCTCAACGGACTCATCGGCCTCGGTGCAGGGTTCATCATCCCCCTGATCGCCACGTGGCTCTGGCTCAGGTTCTCCGTGCCCGACACGCTCAGTGGCCCCCTCCTCGCCGTGTCCAACATGACCGTCGGGTTCGCAGCGCTCTGGAGCGCGGGGCTCGCGAAACGCCTCGGCCCCGTGAAGGCGATCGCCCTCACGGAGGGCCTGTCGACGATCTTCATGGTCAGCCTAGCCTTCGTCCCCAACGCGGCCCTCGCCGGGGGGCTGTACATCGTCCGCGCGGCGCTCATGATGATGTCCTCGCCGATCTCGGACTCCTACCTGATGAGCATCATCGCCCCGGAGGACCGCGGGGTCGCCAGCGCGATCAACTCGATCGTCTGGCGGCTCCCGAACAGCGCAACGACCGTGGTGGGCGGCGCCCTCCTCCAGGGAGGCCA
- a CDS encoding corrinoid protein: protein MDDYVARLKKAVIEYDMERIGTLTQEALDRGMDPLHGIEKGLAAGIREVGVKFGAGELFLPELVMAAETMRAGVAVLEPHVPKGAGARDTHKVVLATVQDDIHEIGKNLVATMLTANGFDVVDMGVNQPAETILAKANEIDAEIVGVSALMTTSMPRMKELLKAAQTKGVRSRKKYVVGGAPVTEQYAREIGSDGTAGDASGAVRLAQKLVGAKA from the coding sequence TTGGACGACTACGTCGCACGCTTGAAGAAGGCGGTCATCGAATACGACATGGAGCGCATCGGCACGCTGACCCAGGAAGCCCTGGACCGCGGGATGGACCCGCTGCACGGCATCGAGAAGGGGCTCGCCGCGGGGATCCGCGAGGTGGGCGTGAAGTTCGGGGCCGGGGAGCTCTTCCTCCCCGAGCTCGTGATGGCCGCGGAGACCATGCGCGCGGGGGTTGCGGTCCTCGAGCCGCATGTGCCGAAGGGCGCAGGCGCGCGGGATACGCACAAGGTCGTCCTGGCCACGGTCCAAGATGACATTCACGAGATCGGCAAGAACTTGGTCGCCACGATGCTCACGGCGAACGGGTTCGACGTCGTGGACATGGGGGTGAACCAGCCCGCCGAGACGATCCTGGCCAAGGCGAATGAGATCGACGCGGAGATCGTCGGCGTCTCCGCCCTCATGACGACCTCCATGCCGCGGATGAAGGAGCTCCTGAAGGCGGCCCAGACGAAGGGCGTACGATCCCGGAAGAAGTACGTCGTGGGCGGCGCGCCTGTCACGGAACAGTACGCGAGGGAGATTGGCTCGGACGGCACCGCAGGCGACGCGAGCGGAGCCGTGCGGCTCGCGCAGAAGCTCGTGGGGGCGAAGGCGTGA